One region of Mycolicibacterium rhodesiae NBB3 genomic DNA includes:
- a CDS encoding iron-sulfur cluster assembly accessory protein, with amino-acid sequence MTVQGESATGTATHGAKLTDAAAAKAKALLDQEGRDDLALRIAVQPGGCAGLRYNLFFDDRSLDGDVTAEFGGVSLTIDRMSAPYVEGAVIDFVDTIEKQGFTIDNPNATGSCACGDSFN; translated from the coding sequence ATGACTGTTCAGGGAGAGTCGGCCACCGGGACCGCCACCCATGGCGCGAAGCTGACCGATGCCGCCGCCGCCAAGGCCAAGGCGCTGTTGGACCAGGAAGGCCGTGACGATCTGGCCCTCCGTATTGCCGTGCAGCCGGGTGGCTGCGCCGGGCTGCGCTACAACCTGTTCTTCGACGACCGGTCTCTGGATGGGGACGTGACCGCCGAGTTTGGTGGCGTTTCGCTCACGATCGACCGGATGAGCGCGCCCTATGTGGAGGGTGCGGTCATCGACTTCGTCGACACCATCGAGAAGCAGGGCTTCACGATCGACAACCCGAACGCCACCGGGTCGTGCGCCTGCGGCGATTCGTTCAACTGA
- a CDS encoding IS110 family transposase, whose translation MVGQRTSVGLDVHARSVVACGLDRETGEVVERRLTPEHREILDWIGDLPGPVAVTYEAGPTGFCLARALDAAGVECQVAAPSKLIRPAGDRVKTDARDAAHLARLLHLGQITAVAIPSADQEAARDLVRAREDCRGDLMAARHRLSKLLLRQGIVYYGGATWTSRHELWLRQQRFDNRALQLTYDATFDAMTACVDRRERLEAAIEEMAADSEFTAVVRRLGCLRGIATLTAFGLATEIGDWHRLTGRTIGAYLGLVPSEFSSGGSRVQGEVTKTGNKHVRRLLVEAAWHHRSPYRPGAVLRRRWDLACPAARARGQAANRRLHQRWANFDQRKKRSVVANIAVARELAGWCWSLAVLDGE comes from the coding sequence GTGGTAGGTCAGCGTACGAGTGTCGGTTTGGATGTGCACGCACGTTCGGTTGTCGCGTGCGGATTGGACCGGGAAACCGGTGAAGTCGTTGAACGGCGGCTGACACCGGAGCACCGCGAAATCCTGGACTGGATTGGCGACTTGCCGGGTCCGGTGGCGGTGACCTATGAGGCCGGTCCCACCGGATTCTGTCTGGCGCGAGCTCTAGACGCGGCCGGGGTCGAGTGCCAGGTCGCCGCGCCCTCGAAACTGATCCGTCCCGCTGGCGATCGGGTCAAGACCGATGCGCGCGATGCGGCGCATCTGGCTCGGTTGTTACATCTGGGTCAGATCACCGCGGTCGCGATTCCCTCCGCTGATCAGGAAGCGGCTCGTGATCTGGTGCGGGCACGCGAGGACTGCCGCGGCGATTTGATGGCCGCGCGGCACCGGCTATCGAAACTGCTTCTGCGGCAGGGCATCGTGTACTACGGCGGCGCGACCTGGACCAGTCGTCACGAACTGTGGCTGCGCCAGCAGCGCTTCGACAACCGGGCACTGCAGCTGACCTATGACGCGACCTTCGACGCCATGACCGCGTGCGTGGACCGCAGGGAACGGCTGGAGGCAGCGATCGAGGAGATGGCCGCCGACAGTGAGTTCACCGCGGTGGTCCGACGGCTGGGGTGTCTGCGCGGGATCGCCACGCTGACGGCGTTCGGGCTGGCCACCGAGATCGGCGACTGGCACCGGTTGACCGGTCGCACGATCGGCGCCTACCTGGGGCTGGTCCCATCCGAATTCTCCTCCGGTGGCAGTCGGGTGCAGGGCGAGGTAACCAAGACCGGCAACAAGCACGTACGACGCCTGTTGGTCGAAGCGGCGTGGCACCATCGCAGCCCGTATCGGCCGGGTGCGGTGTTGCGGCGTCGGTGGGATCTGGCCTGCCCGGCGGCGCGGGCTCGGGGTCAGGCCGCCAACCGACGCCTGCATCAGCGTTGGGCGAACTTCGATCAACGCAAGAAGCGATCCGTGGTCGCCAACATCGCGGTGGCCAGAGAGCTGGCCGGCTGGTGCTGGTCGTTGGCGGTGCTTGACGGCGAGTAG